The Chloroflexota bacterium genomic interval ACGACCGACGGCACGCCGAGGTAGCGCCCGGCGAAGGCGGCCACATAGCCGGCCGTCGCGACGAAGTAGGCGTGCAGGAGATCGAAAGGGTCGGCGCGATGCGCCGCCACGACGGCATCAAACCAGTTCGATAGGATTTCATCGGTTCGCTTGCGCGGCGCGATTCGGTGTATGATTACACCGTCGGCGGCGGTGGCAGCAGGCGGCTGCGCGCCGGGCGCGAAGACCTGCACGCGGTGCCCGGCGGCCGCGAGCAGGTGTGCGAGCCGGGCCGCCGAGACGGCCAGGCCACCAGGATCCGGCGGGAATTTGTCGCTGAGTAGTGCAATGTGCATGGTGGGAGATTGGCGCGCGCTGCGCGCTTTCGGGAGAGGCAAATGCCTGACCAGTGCGAAATGATCGTTGGGTTTCTGGTGCCGCACCGCTGCGACAATGCAGCGCTGGGCAAGTGCGGGCAGTGCGGTCGCACCTATTGTGACGAACACATATCAGTGACGGCGCAGGGCTTGCGCTGCCTCGCCTGCCAGCAGGGCTTGCAGCAGCCGGTCGCGCTGCCGATCACGGCACAGACGTACGACCAGACCGACCTGATGGTGTTTGCGGCCGCCAGCGCCTGGAATGACGACGACGATAGCAGTGGCGACTCGTTTACCGATCTGAGCTAGCGACTATGACTGCCGGGCGCGCGCTGGCGCCCCCTTCCCCGTTGACCAGCGCCAGGTAGCTGCGGTTTTCGTCCAGAAAATCGTCGCAGCGCCGGCACATCGCCAGTTGCGGCGGGTGCATCAGTTGGCGCACGACCCGGTAGCCGAACCCTTCCCAGACTTCCGCGAACGATTGCGTCTTCAGATCGCCGAGCGGCTCGATCTGCTCGCGCGTCATGCAGCAGACGTATACCAGGCCGTTGTAGTCCACCAGGCTGTGCGTCCACGGCGCAAAGCACGGGTGTCGGTCGTAGTAGCCGAGCGCGTACTGCCCCTGCTTCGCCAGCTTGATCTCGCGCACGGCGCGCCCGAACGGGTACGCCTGCGCCTCGTCGTGCATGACGCCGAGCTCCAGCGCGCGGGCGGCGATGGCCGGCGCGATGCGCGCGTTGTAGTCTACGATGGCGCGGCGGCTCAGCGAGAGCGCGGGTCCGCAGTGGTCGTCCACGCCAATCAGGTTCAATTCGTCGGCGCCGAGTTGGTGTGCCAGATCGGGCATCTCCGCGAGGGTTGCGTAGTTGAGCGCACTGACGACCGTGTTAATGCGCAGGGTCAACTTGCCTTTGCGGCCGGCGCGCTTGAAGTGCCCGACCGCGCGCGTCGTTTTCTTCCACGCGCCGTCCACGCCCCGCACCGCATCGTGCACCTTGCGCACCGGCGAGTCTACCGAGACGTTGACGCCGCGCAAGCCCGACTCGACCAGCCGTTTCGCGCGCTCCTTGTCCACCAGCGTGCCGTTGGTCGTCATGTTGACGCGGATGCCGAGTGTGGTCGCCTGCTCGATCAACTCGGGCACATGCGAGCGCAGCAATGGTTCGCCGCCGGTGAGGTGAATCTTGCGGCAGCCGAGCGCGGCCAGTTCGTCGATCAGCCACGACAGCCGCTCGCGCGACAGCGGCTCCTCGCGCGTGGTGCGCCAGTGATTGCACATC includes:
- a CDS encoding radical SAM protein, producing the protein MHALEEVAADAAAFRAAVRARQTYKPLYVKLKLISGCNLRCEMCNHWRTTREEPLSRERLSWLIDELAALGCRKIHLTGGEPLLRSHVPELIEQATTLGIRVNMTTNGTLVDKERAKRLVESGLRGVNVSVDSPVRKVHDAVRGVDGAWKKTTRAVGHFKRAGRKGKLTLRINTVVSALNYATLAEMPDLAHQLGADELNLIGVDDHCGPALSLSRRAIVDYNARIAPAIAARALELGVMHDEAQAYPFGRAVREIKLAKQGQYALGYYDRHPCFAPWTHSLVDYNGLVYVCCMTREQIEPLGDLKTQSFAEVWEGFGYRVVRQLMHPPQLAMCRRCDDFLDENRSYLALVNGEGGASARPAVIVASSDR